One segment of Anatilimnocola aggregata DNA contains the following:
- a CDS encoding ribonuclease H family protein, protein MHLLIGTDEAGYGPNLGPLVVAASAWQVPQNIGPADLYEHLQELIAVECGKHETRMAIADSKALYSPGSGLAALECGVLSCLALLGEQPRSTTSLWNSLAAHCQSERASLAWHVAEDEQLPIDACPQRIGHCTESLGAGLQSLDVSLKSIRAAAVFPEKFNAEVERHENKATVLSLVTLELIRGLLDDLPGTPVIVTCDKHGGRDRYAHLIQHVFGDEPVRVLRESKAASAYRLHYAGRQIELQFLAKGERMLAAALASMTAKYLREISLRPFNRFWQQHVPGLKPTAGYPNDARRFKAEILAVQQQLGITDRILWRCR, encoded by the coding sequence ATGCACCTGCTCATCGGCACTGACGAAGCTGGTTACGGTCCCAACCTGGGGCCGCTAGTCGTAGCTGCGAGTGCCTGGCAAGTGCCACAGAACATTGGCCCTGCAGATCTTTACGAGCATTTGCAGGAGTTGATTGCAGTCGAGTGTGGGAAGCACGAAACTCGAATGGCGATTGCCGATTCCAAGGCACTCTATTCACCCGGGAGTGGCCTCGCCGCGCTCGAGTGCGGTGTACTCAGTTGCCTGGCTCTGCTGGGCGAACAACCTCGTTCGACGACCAGCTTGTGGAACTCGCTCGCCGCGCACTGCCAGTCCGAGCGGGCTTCACTGGCCTGGCATGTGGCCGAAGACGAACAGCTGCCGATTGACGCCTGCCCACAGCGAATTGGCCACTGCACCGAGTCGCTCGGCGCGGGCCTCCAAAGCCTCGATGTGAGCCTGAAGTCGATTCGCGCAGCAGCGGTCTTTCCGGAAAAGTTTAATGCCGAGGTCGAGCGGCACGAGAACAAGGCGACGGTTCTCTCCCTTGTCACCTTGGAACTGATTAGGGGACTGCTCGACGATCTGCCGGGAACACCGGTCATCGTCACTTGCGATAAGCATGGCGGCCGCGACCGCTATGCTCACTTGATTCAGCATGTCTTCGGCGATGAGCCGGTTCGCGTGCTGCGTGAATCGAAAGCCGCCAGCGCCTATCGCCTGCACTATGCCGGCCGGCAAATCGAATTGCAGTTCCTCGCTAAAGGAGAACGGATGCTGGCCGCAGCGCTTGCCTCGATGACGGCCAAATACCTGCGCGAAATCTCGCTCCGGCCGTTCAATCGTTTCTGGCAGCAGCACGTCCCTGGCCTCAAGCCCACGGCCGGCTATCCCAACGATGCTCGCCGCTTCAAGGCTGAAATATTGGCCGTTCAACAACAGCTTGGGATTACAGATCGCATTCTTTGGCGCTGCCGCTAA